The DNA sequence CCCAATATAATATCCAATCTTAATCCATTGAATGAATAAAATTATTATAGAGCTCTTCTAGATCATGGTCTTTCTCTTTGACCTTCTCTTTTTTGGTTTTTGGCAATACTTCTTCAAGCACTTCGATACGTTGTAGCAGGTATGCAAAAAGCTCTTTGTCGACATCGGGTATTTTGTTATGACTAAGTGGATTTTTATCATGACCACGTTTGAGAACACGGGCAGGAATACCAATCGCGGTAGAGTTGGATGGTACATCTTTAACTACAACGGAATTAGCACCAACCTTAGAATTTTCTCCAATAGTAATATTGCCAAGTATTTTAGCACCTGCACTAAGTAAAACATTATTCTCAATGGTAGGGTGACGTTTTCCTTGATTGGTGCTAACCCCTCCAAGTGTTACTTGTTGGTAGATTAGTACATCATTGCCAATAATTGTGGTTTCTCCTATAACCACTCCTACACCATGATCAATGAAGACACGCCGACCAAGCTTGGCAGCAGGATGAATATCTACCATTGTTAAGAACATACCAAGTGCTGAAATGAGACGTGGAATAAATCGTAACCCTTTCTGGTAGAACCAGTGAGCAATACGGTAAAATAATAGTGCCCATAAGCCAGGATAGTTAAAGAAGAGCTCAAAAGTGGAGCGGAGTGCTGGATCGTTACGTTTGACATTGGCAAAGTCTTCCTTAATGAGTCTAAAGAGGTTCACGTGTTAGCTCCTTGTGATATTTCGCTAATAGCTTGAATGGTTTTAAGATAACTATTTTCACTTAAATAAAGATAAATTTTACCTAAAAGTTCTCGTTTCTCCTCAGATGAAATGTGAGATGACTCCTCTATTTTGTGTTTGAGTGATTTATCAATAATGCCGGTATCATAGTCAAAATCATCGAGTATATCCATGAGATTTTGTGCTTCAATAATATTATCGATACTGTAACTGTTGTCTTCATGGAAGGTAATGATACATTCGGTTGGGTGGGTAAAGAGGTTATGCTTCATGCCTAAAACCTCTTGATAGGCACCAGTGAGGAAGAAGCCAATAAAATACTCCTCTTTGCTTAGATCAATGTCGTGTAGATAGAGCGGTAGATTGCGATTGAATCCTATTTCTCCATCAGAGTCACAAGTGATATCCCAAATACTAGCAGGGTTGGTTGGCTTAGTATCAAGATGGCTTAATGGCACAATAGGGAAGTGTTGCCCCAATCCCCAAAAATC is a window from the Sulfurovum sp. genome containing:
- the cysE gene encoding serine O-acetyltransferase, encoding MNLFRLIKEDFANVKRNDPALRSTFELFFNYPGLWALLFYRIAHWFYQKGLRFIPRLISALGMFLTMVDIHPAAKLGRRVFIDHGVGVVIGETTIIGNDVLIYQQVTLGGVSTNQGKRHPTIENNVLLSAGAKILGNITIGENSKVGANSVVVKDVPSNSTAIGIPARVLKRGHDKNPLSHNKIPDVDKELFAYLLQRIEVLEEVLPKTKKEKVKEKDHDLEELYNNFIHSMD